One window from the genome of Elaeis guineensis isolate ETL-2024a chromosome 5, EG11, whole genome shotgun sequence encodes:
- the LOC105045936 gene encoding ADP,ATP carrier protein ER-ANT1 yields the protein MVAPSGGTATEAAGKVAARPSGKMAADFVMGGFAAVVAKSGAAPVERVKLLLQNQGEMLKRGNLQRPYKGIANCFSRVLREEGVLSLWRGNQANVIRYFPTQAFNFAFKGYFQSLFGCSKEKDGFLKWLAGNVASGSAAGATTSLFLYHLDYARTRLGTDAIEYRANNQRQFKGLLDVYRKTLASDGIAGLYRGFGVSIMGITLYRGLYFGIYDTVKPAVLVGPLEGNFLASFMLGWTVTTFSGVCAYPFDTLRRRMMLTSGQPSKYHSAFHALQLIVGNEGLSALFRGVAANMLSGMAGAGVLAGYDQLHRIASRHIAIWSNS from the exons ATGGTTGCTCCATCCGGAGGAACCGCCACCGAAGCGGCGGGGAAGGTGGCGGCGAGGCCGTCGGGGAAGATGGCGGCGGACTTCGTGATGGGCGGCTTCGCGGCGGTGGTGGCGAAGAGCGGGGCGGCGCCGGTGGAGCGTGTGAAGCTCCTTCTCCAGAACCAGGGGGAGATGCTGAAGAGAGGCAACCTCCAGCGGCCTTACAAGGGGATCGCCAATTGCTTCTCGAGAGTTTTGAGAGAGGAGGGCGTGCTGTCCCTTTGGAGAGGGAACCAGGCCAATGTCATCAGATACTTCCCCACCCAG GCCTTCAATTTTGCATTCAAGGGATACTTCCAGAGCCTTTTTGGATGCTCAAAGGAGAAAGATGGTTTTCTGAAGTGGTTAGCAGGAAATGTGGCTTCTGGTAGTGCTGCTGGAGCAACaacttcattgtttttatatcatTTAGATTATGCACGGACCCGGCTTGGCACTGATGCAATTGAATACCGAGCTAACAACCAACGCCAGTTTAAAGGACTACTAGATGTATACAGGAAGACACTGGCAAGTGATGGTATTGCTGGTTTGTATCGAGGTTTTGGAGTTTCTATAATGGGTATCACTCTGTATCGGGGCCTCTATTTTGGCATCTATGACACTGTGAAGCCTGCTGTTCTAGTTGGACCATTAGAG GGAAACTTCTTAGCTAGTTTCATGTTAGGGTGGACTGTGACAACATTTTCTGGGGTCTGTGCATACCCATTTGATACACTGCGCAGGAGAATGATGTTGACTTCGGGACAACCTTCCAAGTATCACAGCGCATTCCATGCCTTACAACTTATAGTTGGCAACGAGGGTCTCTCTGCACTTTTTAGGGGAGTTGCTGCTAACATGCTCTCAGGAATGGCAGGAGCAGGAGTTCTTGCAGGATATGACCAGCTCCATCGAATTGCAAGCAGGCATATTGCGATTTGGAGCAACAGCTGA